One window from the genome of Candidatus Methylacidiphilales bacterium encodes:
- a CDS encoding PIG-L family deacetylase: MLVFVVVVLILALGLVIPIGFRFIKKNKIRSLYTIPNFSYEYSLPSTINAQSAIPSAKIPCFTFSAPDHKIESGHFLVLKASYGGFSSYCSPVVKVSSPTLSTYHYLDPLPSQPSSQIWINLSSHAGTPLTKLSLHPQGVTLSATPPQLILFPQIDLAFHKILILAPHPDDAEIASFALYASYPHSTLIVTITDGANPTNPNYTPTPQRIIDSLSIPQFNGLPYTHTINLAYPDSQLNKLKQKKTSPPPLPTTDFVSLRALNASPLTPPAPPFPAWASLVSDLIFIIKKFSPSIIVTPHPLIDSHPDHLYTTLALYEALSTLDTFPHAILTTFVHNHITELFPFGPSHSEISLPPFPENLNQLTLFDSVQLVPASHEINQRKYRALEAHSDLRDIHSPLHPNLDSISSHLRIFVHHSFFYPHIPPVSLFRRFIRPHELFLTITSSATFQNICQHAKN; encoded by the coding sequence ATGCTGGTATTCGTTGTTGTAGTTTTAATTCTCGCACTCGGGCTTGTCATCCCTATCGGATTTCGGTTCATTAAAAAAAACAAAATCCGATCTCTCTATACCATTCCCAACTTTTCATACGAGTATTCCTTACCCTCGACAATTAATGCGCAATCTGCCATCCCCTCAGCTAAGATCCCTTGCTTCACCTTCTCCGCTCCCGATCATAAGATAGAGTCAGGCCACTTCCTCGTTCTCAAAGCCAGCTACGGTGGTTTTTCCTCTTACTGCTCTCCCGTAGTCAAGGTTTCCTCACCGACCTTGTCCACTTACCACTATCTTGATCCCTTACCGTCACAGCCTTCTTCACAAATCTGGATCAATCTATCCTCTCATGCCGGCACCCCTCTCACAAAACTCTCTCTTCACCCTCAAGGTGTCACTCTCTCCGCCACACCTCCCCAACTCATCCTATTTCCCCAAATCGATCTCGCCTTCCATAAAATCCTGATTCTTGCTCCACACCCTGATGATGCAGAGATTGCATCCTTTGCTCTGTATGCCAGTTATCCCCATTCGACCCTCATCGTTACCATCACTGATGGAGCAAATCCTACTAATCCCAACTACACTCCCACACCTCAACGCATCATAGACTCCCTTTCCATACCTCAATTCAACGGCCTCCCCTACACTCACACTATCAACCTTGCTTACCCTGACTCTCAGCTTAATAAATTGAAGCAAAAAAAGACATCCCCTCCCCCACTGCCGACAACCGATTTTGTCTCTCTGCGCGCACTAAACGCCTCCCCCCTCACGCCCCCCGCTCCTCCTTTCCCGGCCTGGGCTTCACTGGTATCCGACCTGATTTTCATCATCAAAAAATTTTCCCCGAGTATCATCGTCACACCGCATCCACTCATCGACTCTCATCCCGACCACCTCTACACCACGCTTGCCCTCTATGAAGCCCTATCCACTTTAGACACTTTCCCTCATGCCATCCTCACCACTTTCGTTCACAATCACATCACGGAGCTATTTCCTTTCGGGCCTTCTCATTCGGAAATTTCACTCCCACCCTTTCCAGAAAACCTAAACCAACTGACCCTCTTCGACTCAGTCCAACTCGTCCCTGCATCCCACGAAATCAATCAACGCAAATACCGCGCGCTAGAAGCTCATTCTGACCTCCGCGACATCCACTCCCCACTCCATCCCAATCTGGATTCCATAAGCAGCCATCTTCGCATCTTCGTTCATCACTCTTTCTTCTATCCTCATATTCCTCCCGTTTCCCTCTTTCGCCGCTTCATTCGCCCACACGAACTATTCCTGACTATTACCTCTTCTGCCACTTTTCAAAATATCTGCCAACATGCCAAAAATTGA